CCCCGCCTTGACGAATTTCGACGCATGGCCAAAAGCGTAATATTCGATATTTTTCGTCACCGCACCGGTCGTCGAATTGATGGTCACGATGCCCCGGCAATCGCCGCACCCGCCCTTGTGCGGCCCGAAATTCTCATCCAGCGCCAGGTTCCACATCAGCACGCCCTTCGCCCAGTTGCGCGTCGAGCCGATGATCAGGTTCTTTACCGTCCAGTCGAAGGTATCGCTGAATTTCGGCGCCCATTCGCCGCCCGAACATTCGGTGAAATAGGCGTCCTTGTCCGGATGCGCCTCATGCACCGGCCCCTGCGCCGCCACATCGCCATTATAGCAATGCCAGGCCACGCCCGCGACGTAAGGGCTGGCCTTCGCATCGCCCAGAACCGTCAGCGGAGAGGACGGCAAATCCCAGTTATGGTCATAATCGAGGATCTTCGTCCGGTCGCCGTCAGCCTTCAGTTTCGGCCCCAGAAACCCGCCGATAAAGGCGGCGCGCGACTCCGGTTCCACCCGCATCCCCGGATAGGAATCCGGCTCGAACCCCGGCTCATTCTGCAGGGTCAAAAGCGTGATATCGATACCTTCCGAACGCATATCGGTTAGGTAGCGGCTGAGATAATCGGCAAAGTTGGGGTAGGCGTCCGGCTTCAGAGACCCTTGAATGAGGCTGTCCGTCGTTTTCATCCAGCCCGGCGCCGACCATGGCGAGGCCATCACCGTCAGTTGCGGATTAAGCGCCAAAGCTTGCTTCACCGCCGGAATGACATCACCCTTCGCCGCGTCTATCGAGAAATGCGCCATAGCCGGATCGGTCTGCCCCGCCGGCATGTCATCGTAGCTATAATGCTCGCGCGAAAAATCCGAAGCGCCGATAGTCAGGCGCATAAAGCTGAAATTCAGACCCTCGGCGCCAAACAGATCGCCCATCAGGGCGTCACGCTGATCATCCGTCATCCTGTTGCGGATCAGGTAGGCCGAAGCATCGGTCATCGCCGCACCGAACCCCACCATGCTCTGGTAGCTCTGCGCCGGATCGATCGTGATCACCGTGCCCGAAGCCGCCGCGCCGAAATGCACATCTCCTTGCGGCGCCAGCAGCTTCGACTGGTCGGCGTCGGTCTCCCACACCTTGACTGCCGGATGGCTACCCGCCAATCCGCCGGCCGCACATCCGCCTAAGCCCATCAGCGCGGCCAATACCGCCACCTGAAAAATCCGCATCATCTCCTCCGTCAGGCCTTACAGGTGGCCTCTATATATTGCGCATGGCTCGGCATTGCGGCCACGCATTTGCCAATCACACCACTGATATCATTGAGATATTTGACAATCTCATCTTCCGCGCGCAGATCAACGAACGGATCGTAACCGTCCGGAATCAATCCCTGCCCGATCAGCACCTGTATCCAGCTCTCATCGACGAAAAGCTCCTCGCCTGTCTTGAAGAACCGTCCGGCCACGCGCCACAAATCCAGCCGCTCGCGCAGGGCATCGGGGATATCCATATCCCGGCAATAGCGCCAAAATCCTTTGCCATTTGGGGGCCTGTCATCGCGCGTCGTCAGCTTGTAGTGCGCGATCAGGAAGTCGCGGATCTCGCGGTATTCCTCATCGACCAGCCGGTTGAAACTGTCGCGCTGCGCCGGCGCGAACCCGCTGTCAGGAAAGAAGGCCAGTAACCGTAAAATCACGCTCTGGATCAACTGGATCGAGGTCGATTCCAACGGCTCCATAAAGCCGGAGGACAACCCCACCGCTACGACATTCTTATCCCACACCTTGCGGCGCTTGCCCGTGCGGAAGTGGATCACCCGCGGCTCCGCCAGCGCCTCGCCATCGAGATTGCCCATCAGCACCGCCGTGGCCTCATCATCACTGATATAGCGTGAGGAAAAGACATGGCCATTGCCGATGCGATGCTGCAACGGAATCCGCCATTGCCAGCCGGCCTTGTGCGCAATCGAGCGCGTATAGGGCGTCAACAGTTCGGATTTTCCGAGGACCGGCTCGCCGGTCCGAGGCAAGGCCGACTGGCCGCCCGAGCCGTTGCGAGGTAAAGCCTGCGCGGCGTCTGAGCGCTCAAAGGAACAAGGCACCGCCACGGCGCGATCACATGGCAGCCAATGCGACCAGTCCTCATAACCGGCACCCAGGGTCTGTTCGATCAGCAGCGCCCGCATCCCCGAACAGTCGATAAACAACTCCCCCTCGACTACCGCGTCACTC
This sequence is a window from Asticcacaulis sp.. Protein-coding genes within it:
- a CDS encoding glycosyl hydrolase, which translates into the protein MMRIFQVAVLAALMGLGGCAAGGLAGSHPAVKVWETDADQSKLLAPQGDVHFGAAASGTVITIDPAQSYQSMVGFGAAMTDASAYLIRNRMTDDQRDALMGDLFGAEGLNFSFMRLTIGASDFSREHYSYDDMPAGQTDPAMAHFSIDAAKGDVIPAVKQALALNPQLTVMASPWSAPGWMKTTDSLIQGSLKPDAYPNFADYLSRYLTDMRSEGIDITLLTLQNEPGFEPDSYPGMRVEPESRAAFIGGFLGPKLKADGDRTKILDYDHNWDLPSSPLTVLGDAKASPYVAGVAWHCYNGDVAAQGPVHEAHPDKDAYFTECSGGEWAPKFSDTFDWTVKNLIIGSTRNWAKGVLMWNLALDENFGPHKGGCGDCRGIVTINSTTGAVTKNIEYYAFGHASKFVKAGAVRVASNEADGISNVAFKNPDGSLVLIALNGNAAATAFSVKAQGKTFGYTLPAGAVATFVWRP
- a CDS encoding tryptophan 7-halogenase, coding for MIPLNKVVIVGGGTAGWMAAALLAKLARKGLEIELVESEEIGAIGVGEATIPAIKRFNHLLELDETDFIRSTQATFKLGIEFTNWGHEGDSYIHGFGKIGQDLGWLRMHQYWLKMRGTGKVSERFADYSINTAAAYANKFMRARPDMKASPLNDIAYAYHFDAGLYALYLRKYSEALGVKRTEGKIVKVNQRAEDGFIEGVVLESDAVVEGELFIDCSGMRALLIEQTLGAGYEDWSHWLPCDRAVAVPCSFERSDAAQALPRNGSGGQSALPRTGEPVLGKSELLTPYTRSIAHKAGWQWRIPLQHRIGNGHVFSSRYISDDEATAVLMGNLDGEALAEPRVIHFRTGKRRKVWDKNVVAVGLSSGFMEPLESTSIQLIQSVILRLLAFFPDSGFAPAQRDSFNRLVDEEYREIRDFLIAHYKLTTRDDRPPNGKGFWRYCRDMDIPDALRERLDLWRVAGRFFKTGEELFVDESWIQVLIGQGLIPDGYDPFVDLRAEDEIVKYLNDISGVIGKCVAAMPSHAQYIEATCKA